TATTCCCGTTCAACTAGGGTGGTTCACCAGACACCACCCTGGTGCGTGGAAGGAGAAACAGCATGAAGGTTTGGCTTTTCCTGCGTGTCGGGTACCCGAAGAGAAAGACGGGCGCTTATCTGATGTCGGGCACGGACTATGACGAGAAGCTCGGCCAGGAGATCTACGATGAGGTGATCGACTTCATTCCTCGCGTCGAGGAGTTCGGCTTCGACGGCGTGTTCTTCCCCGAGCACCACAGCCGGGCCGCCAACGGCCTCTCCCCCTCGCCCAACCTGTTCGCGGCCGCGGCCACGATCCTGACCAAGGAAGTCAAGATCGGCCTCATGGGCAACTGCCTGCCGCTGCACCACCCGATCCGGCTGGGTGAGGAGCTGGCCATGCTCGACAACATGAGCCACGGCCGTCTCGTCGTGGGGATGACCCGAGGCGGAGATTTCTGGGCGTTCAACATTCCGTCCAAGGAGTCCAGGGAGCGCTTCCAGGAGGCGTGGGAGCTCATACTCAGGGCATGGCAGGCCGACGAGCCCTTCGAGCATCACGGACAATACTGGGACCTCGACTACATCGCGATGCTGCCGCGGCCCGTGCAGAAGCCCTACCCGGAGATGTGGATCCCGTCCTTCAGCGCGGAGAGCATCGAGTGGGCCGCGGCCAACCACGTCCGGCTGGCCGCCTCGTGGTCGCCGGCGGACCAGGTCAAGGAGAGCTTCGACTACTACCGGCGCTACGCCAGGGAGCATTGCGGCTGGACGCCGGGACCCGAGGACTGTGTCGTCTCGCGCGACATCTACGTCGCCCCGACCAACGAGCAGGCGCGCGAGGAAGCCGCCGCCGAGCTGATCGGCGGGCCGGCGGTGGAGTTCGGCGGCGCCCCCGCCAAGTACCAGCGCAACGTCCAGGACGGCTACTTCACCGAGCGCTCGACGGGCTACAAGAAGGGTGTGCACGTGGGCGTGATGGAGATTCGCGACTGGTCCTTTGAGGACTACCAGGAGGCTGGGATCTCCATCGTGGGCGACCCCGACCATGTGACCGAACAGATCATCTCGCAGTGCGACTACCTCGGCATAGACAAGATCATGATGCGCCCGGTCTTCGGCAAGATGAGACTGAGCGAGGCGCGGAGGAGCATCGAGCTGATGGCCAGGGAAGTGATCCCCAACCTGAAGCGGCACCAGCCGGCCGCCGAAGCGGCCGCCTCGGCTTCCCTGTGAAGCCGGCCTTCTTCCGATGGAGGACCTCATGAGCAAGGCGGAACCATCCGGCGAACGAGAGGGTCAAGGGTCCGACTTCTACGAAGACGTCAAGCGGCGGCATCTCGCTCCGCTGTGGCGGCAGCGGCGCCGCCCCACCCACGGCCGCGCCGTGCCGCATCTGTGGAAGTGGCCCATGGTGAGGGCCGAGATGATGCGGGCGGCGGAGGTGGTCAGCACCGAGGACATCGAGCGCCGGGTCCTCGGGCTGGTGAACCCGGGGCTGGAGAAGGAAGGAATCTTCGCCACCACCCCCAATCTCGTGGG
Above is a window of Deltaproteobacteria bacterium DNA encoding:
- a CDS encoding LLM class flavin-dependent oxidoreductase — translated: MKVWLFLRVGYPKRKTGAYLMSGTDYDEKLGQEIYDEVIDFIPRVEEFGFDGVFFPEHHSRAANGLSPSPNLFAAAATILTKEVKIGLMGNCLPLHHPIRLGEELAMLDNMSHGRLVVGMTRGGDFWAFNIPSKESRERFQEAWELILRAWQADEPFEHHGQYWDLDYIAMLPRPVQKPYPEMWIPSFSAESIEWAAANHVRLAASWSPADQVKESFDYYRRYAREHCGWTPGPEDCVVSRDIYVAPTNEQAREEAAAELIGGPAVEFGGAPAKYQRNVQDGYFTERSTGYKKGVHVGVMEIRDWSFEDYQEAGISIVGDPDHVTEQIISQCDYLGIDKIMMRPVFGKMRLSEARRSIELMAREVIPNLKRHQPAAEAAASASL